tttcttcttagggccgtacctgctgcatatagaggttcccaggctaggggttgaagtggggctgtagctgccagcctacatcacaaccacagcaatgcaggatccgaaccatgtctgcgaccgacaccacagctcacggcaacaccggatccttaacccactgagcaaggccagggatcaaacctgcgtcctcatggacgctagtcagatttgtttccgctgagcccccacaggaactccatcatctcCTGTTTTAGATGTTGGGAGATGGCCTCCAGTAATACCTTCAGCTTAGAGGTCCCTTTCTTTTGGAAATGTCCCTGTCTCCAGGACTGCGCTGGGGCCCCTCTGGACTTTGGTTCTTTCCCAGTTGTCACTCCACatttgcccccacctcccacccctccatGCCTCCTCACCccactctggcctgggaactctctaAGTTGCCTTCAGTGCTTATTTATGGGCGCATCCCTCTCAACTCTTAGCACTTAGAAGGACAGGAAGTGGATGAAAATAAGAGAGTTTGTTTATAGGCCCTTCTATCAATGGGAATTGgatgaaaataaaagagtttGTTTAGAGGTCCTTCTATCAATATCTAAACATGTTAACTAATGTCACTCCGACCCACGCTCACCTTGGCTTTGAATAGCCAGGCCTTTGGACCTTTGTAACCGCTCCAGGTCAGGGACCCACTTAGACCTGGATTTGGAGGCTTTACCTACCACGGGCTTTGCGGGATGGAGGGACGTTTTTGTGCAAGGCATTTCCCAAGATCTCGCCAGATTGTGTCACAGCTTGGCCCCAGGGCTCCGCCCACAGCCAGTTTAAAGGTCACGGGCACCCTCCAGTCACCAGTCTGCCTGGCTGCAGGTGCCTTCCTGTCTCATCATGGCACTGCTCTGGGCCCTCGCAGTCCTGAGCCTCCTTCCTCTGCTGAACGCCCAGAACCCGCTGTGCGCCAACTTGACGGCAGTGCCCATCACCAATGCCACCTTGGACTTGGTGAGTGCCTGAGTCCGAGTCCTCTCTGGGCTTCCCTTTGCCCACCGCCACGCCGTTCTTTTCTCTCCTGGGTCCTGGGGTGAAATTCTGAGCCGCCTCCAGGGGCGTTTCTCCACCTCTGGACTCAGATGCCTCGTCACAAGTCCCCACAGCAGGAAACAATTCTGTACTGGGCAAGGAGGGGCTGCTTGGGAgtggggggcagagaggagaTGCCTGGTCCGCTGAGTGAGCTCCTGCAGTCCGCTCCTCACTCTGGGGCCCCAGTCTCCTTGTTTGCAAAATTTGCGGAGAGAGCGGCTTTTCAAGGATTTGGCTCCCAGCCTCCATCACCAGCCCTTGGCTTCTCTGCAGATCTCCGGCAAGTGGTATTATATCGGCTCGGCCTTCCGAAACCCCCAGTACAATGAGTCGGCCAGATCCATCCAGGcagccttctttttctttgatccCAAGCCCGCGGAGGACAAGATAAACCTCAGAGAGTACCAGACCATGTGAGACCCCACATGCCCactcacccccagccccagcttctgGCTTCCACGCCCAGCTGCAGAAAAACCTTGAGCGAGCCTGTCCCCTCCTCTTGACCGCAGCCTTCCCACTGCCGGGAGGGGAGCGGAGAGCTGACTCTCCTTGCCACCCGACTCCTGGCCCTGGGTGACCATGAAGGGTGATTGTCTACTTCTTGACCAACTTACTGACTGCTTTTCTCCTTGCTTCTCTCCGGCTGTAGAGGGAACCAGTGCATCTATAACGACAGCTCCCTGAAGGTCCATCGGGAGAATGGAAGCCTATCGAAACACGGTGAGGACCAGGCCTCACTCGGAGGGCTGCTGTGTGGAGTGGGGAGATGGCAGGAGAACCAGCCTGAAGGATGTGGGCTGGGGCTCAGACCCTGGGGGTTTTGGGCATAGAGAACTCCGGATGGTCCCACCTCTTACATCTTTGTGGTCCCAGTGCCTGCATAGGGCAAAAACGGGTAACAACAGCCAACATTTTTGAGAATATACTATGGGCCAGGCACTATTAGAAGTGTtgtacggagttcccatcgtagcacagaggaaacaaatccgactaggaaccatgaggttgcaggttcgatccctggcctcattccgtgggttaagttgccgtgagctgtggtgtaggtcacagacatggcttggatctggcgctgctgtgggtctggtgtgggctggtgcctacagctccgattagacccttactctgggagcttctatatgctgcgggtgtggccctaaaaggacaaatgaccaaaaaaaaaaaaaaagaagtgttttacATGAGTGAATCCCCTTAATACACCAACCCTAGGAGGACATTACAGTGAtcagatgaggaaagggagaaacagaGATGTCAAATAGTttccctgaggtcacacagcttgtaagtaGACCTAGGATTCAAACCTCAGGCAGGCTCCAGTCCTGCCTCTGCCCACTACTCCTCATCCTCTGGGAGCCAAGGGTGGTGGCCTGTGGTAGGGAAGCAGTGACTGCACTCCTGTCTCCACCATCACCGCAGAGAGGCCCCCTAGTAGGAGCACACAAACACTGGTGGCATTGAACAGACGCCGAGTTGCAGCACCGAGGCTCCTGTCTGagcctggtttcctcatctgtaacgtGGGAGAAAGAAAGGCCCTGCCCGACACGGTCCACACGCGGACATCGCCCAGTGCcaagcctggcacatagcaggagTGAGGGGCCCATGGCCCAGGGGAAACCCTGGCCTTCACTGATGGGCTCTGTGGCCCTGGGCACCCCCAGGTTCCTCTCCTGTGAGGTGGGGACCATTGGGCCACACTCAACCCCCCCCCGGTGGTCTCACTGGAAACTTTCTCCTTCAGAGATGGGCAGAGAACACGTTGCTGACCTGCTGTTAACCAAGGTCCCCAAGACCTTCATGCTCATCAATTCCTTGCACGATAAGAACAACGTGGGGCTCTCCTTCTACGGTAGACCTTAAACTCCCGTTCCCCCCCGGGTCTCCCCCTAGGGCCACTCCTCCTCTGGCGGGGTCCCCAGAACCCCAGCCCTTTCCCCCCGCCGCCCCGTGTAGGCCCTCCAGCATCCTTACCCgcaaccccacccccccaacccttgCCTCCTCCTGCAGCCGACAAGGCGGAGGTGACTCCGGAGCAGATGAAAGAGTTCCATGATGCTATTGAGTGCACGGGAATCCACAAGTCAGAAATCACATACACCGACGAGAAAAAGGTGAGTGCAGGAGGACCAGGCCGGGAGGCCCCCGAGGGCGGTCCCACCTTGGGCGGCCGCAGAGCCCCAGAGAGGTCAAGGCTGCACAGAAAACCATAAGATCCTGCTTAAGATCCTGCGGGGGGATGGATGAGCGGACGGGAGGGAAAAGTCCCTGGGAAGACAGGGAGGATGCCCGGAACATGTGGGGAGGATGGGAGAGGCTAACAAGCGGGGGAGGGCATAGCCAAGCTGTGGCGAACGTGGGAAAGAGACCCGGCCGCCCGCCACAGCCCAGGCTTCTAACGCTCCTGTGATAGGGAACGGGCCTTGTGCTTTTTCAGGTCCACTGTCCCAATTTTTGCTGCAACTGAGAATTACCTGTGTAATGATCTTAAGACTGTCCTCTAAACCTGTGTGACACAAAAGGCTATACTTCGTCTTATCCTCTGCAGTAATATCTGCAATCacaggcattcccgtcatggctcagtggaaatgaatctgactagaatccatgagagtgcaggtttgaaccctgacctcgctcagtgggttaaggatccggtgttgctctggctgtggcataggccagtggctacagctccaattcaatccctagcctgggaacctccccatgccaggcgtgcagccctaaaaagaccaaaaaaaaaaaaaaaaaaaatttgcaatcaCAGAGCTGATGAGCtggttacacttttttttttttttttttaagatacatgTAAAATACTTTCAggattatcaaaataaaaacacctcCATCTGTCTGTCACCGGAGGTCATTTTCCATGACCACAGGTGGCACAAATCATCCCCCCACTTTCAGGAACCCTGGGAAAGGGCTAATGAACACAGGCACTCGCATGGGTCCCTCGGCCAGCAGCCTGCCACCCCCATCTACTGGCTGGGGGACCTGGGACAGGCCACAGGCTGCCCGGAGCCTAGGACTCTCATCATCTGTACATAGTGTGAGGAGTCCAGGAGATCAACAGACGGGGGTGGCATGTCATAAGGACCCAGTGCCTGTCAGTTGTTAGGGTTCGAGGCTCTGTGTTAgaagtgaggaagctgaggctcagggagagaaaatgacttgcccaaggtcacccagctggagCCCTGCTTGGGCTGGTGGCACAGTCCAGAGGTCATTCCACTCTtctcccagcctccccctccaTTGCACTGTCTTCTAGGATCTGTGTGGGCCGCTGGAGAAGCAGcatgaggaggaaaggaagaaggagaaggagaaggaggggtcCTAGCATTGGGTCAGGTCCTTGGGCACCTTGGAGGCCCATCCTCAGCACCTCCCACCCACCCTTTGCACCTCAATTCTCTCCCTCAGTTGCATCAATAAAACTTCGCATTTGGTACAGGCAAGTTGTCATTTGCTCGTTCATTCATTCACGTTGTGCTGGCCTGAGCTGATCCCTGGTTGGAAGGGCCCCGGCTATGATCCCCTGCATAAGTGCCCGATGAGTGATGATTTGCACTGAGTGCTGTGGGAGCCCAGCAGGGGGAAGGTTCCTCCTCTAGTGGGGAAGTCTGGGAGGGCCACCTGGAACGGGCATCTGAGCCAGTTTGGGAAGGCGAGGAACTTGATAACGCCTGCTGTTCCTGCCTTCGAGGCAGAGGACCCTGAGTAGACAGAGGCGGTGAGGACTCAGGGCCACAGCGCCAAGCACAAGGGCCCATGCTTTAGAGTTAGGAGGGGCCAGACTGGAGGCAGGAAGACCGAGAGGAGGCTGCTGTGAGCATCCTGGAAGAGGTGGGTGCCTGGGCCATGGCGGGGGCAGGACGGAAGACTTGGAAGACCCAGAGCCAGGCCAAAGAGGCTGTGTGTGTCTCCATGAGGTGCCCCCGGAGTGCTCACCTGACACGGAGGAGGACAGGACGCCTAGGAGTAAGACTGGTCTCTCGAAACTAACCATCTTGCAAATGCGTTTGGAGCCCTCACCCTGGGGATCAAGAGGACTGAGTAccttggagttcctctgtggctcggtgttaacgatctggccttgtcaccactgtggctctggttatagctgtggcccaggtttgatccctggccagggaatttccatttgctgtaagtgcagccaaaaaaaaaaaaaaaaaaaaaggactgagtGTCTGAAGCCAGGAGTCCTGCACAAAAGGCCAGTCTCCTTCCAGACCCTAGGATTTTGTGATATATAATCATGTGAGGGAGGCAGCACACCACTCAGGTGGCAGAGAAGCTGGGGCTGAATTTTTTGAGTAATTCCATGTGCAGGTGTCCTAAGCCATCGAGAGcaaaaaataggaacaaagaacaTAGACTCCGGAGTCAAACCATTGTGAGCTGGGGCAGATAGCCCACTGGAATCTCAGTCTCCCCATCAATAAAATGGGGTCACAGAGGGATGGAGCCCTCAGCTCAAGGATCGGGGTCTAGGAGACGCTCCATACATGGCAGGTGTTGTTGCTTTTTGCTGCCGAAAGGAGCACTGGAAAGAGTCCAGGCTCGTGCCTTTGCAGCCCTCAACCAGTTCCCAGGGGAAGGGGC
The Sus scrofa isolate TJ Tabasco breed Duroc chromosome 1, Sscrofa11.1, whole genome shotgun sequence DNA segment above includes these coding regions:
- the ORM1 gene encoding alpha-1-acid glycoprotein isoform X1, giving the protein MALLWALAVLSLLPLLNAQNPLCANLTAVPITNATLDLISGKWYYIGSAFRNPQYNESARSIQAAFFFFDPKPAEDKINLREYQTIGNQCIYNDSSLKVHRENGSLSKHEMGREHVADLLLTKVPKTFMLINSLHDKNNVGLSFYADKAEVTPEQMKEFHDAIECTGIHKSEITYTDEKKVSAGGPGREAPEGGPTLGGRRAPERSRLHRKP
- the ORM1 gene encoding alpha-1-acid glycoprotein isoform X3; protein product: MALLWALAVLSLLPLLNAQNPLCANLTAVPITNATLDLISGKWYYIGSAFRNPQYNESARSIQAAFFFFDPKPAEDKINLREYQTIGNQCIYNDSSLKVHRENGSLSKHEMGREHVADLLLTKVPKTFMLINSLHDKNNVGLSFYADKAEVTPEQMKEFHDAIECTGIHKSEITYTDEKKPPPPLHCLLGSVWAAGEAA
- the ORM1 gene encoding alpha-1-acid glycoprotein isoform X2, which translates into the protein MALLWALAVLSLLPLLNAQNPLCANLTAVPITNATLDLISGKWYYIGSAFRNPQYNESARSIQAAFFFFDPKPAEDKINLREYQTIGNQCIYNDSSLKVHRENGSLSKHEMGREHVADLLLTKVPKTFMLINSLHDKNNVGLSFYADKAEVTPEQMKEFHDAIECTGIHKSEITYTDEKKDLCGPLEKQHEEERKKEKEKEGS